The proteins below come from a single Panicum hallii strain FIL2 chromosome 7, PHallii_v3.1, whole genome shotgun sequence genomic window:
- the LOC112899772 gene encoding late embryogenesis abundant protein 14-like, producing MSRLMAAMLLGGARAAGAAKLAGSSAVKQALVPTPACFLPPRPQPAGWGRLCLQTTPRSSQAYNNAADDRRDIRDKYKGAAEEAKDATGEAKEHVKGVAGEAKDRAQDQAGRVADQASGMAGRAKDQTKGMAEDAADTASRVADRAKHETKDAAREAADRAGHAKDRAKEMGHEAADRAQEAARAAKDRTGEAAEQAMDRAGEAKDRAVEGTMSAGEKVVEMTKEGASKVAETAQAIGEKAKQAARGTWDAAKETAQSVKDSVVPDADDVDAAVKERDRVAREMDRVEQERNKREAREKGSGLP from the exons ATGTCCAGGCTGATGGCCGCCATGCTGCTCGGGGGCGCGcgtgccgccggcgccgccaagCTCGCCGGCAGCTCTGCAGTTAAGCAGGCTCTTGTTCCCACTCCGGCGTGTTTCCTTCCTCCCCGCCCGCAGCCGGCGGGCTGGGGCCGCCTCTGCTTGCAGACCACGCCAAGATCGTCTCAG GCGTACAACAACGCGGCGGACGACCGGAGGGACATCAGGGACAAGTACaagggcgcggcggaggaggcgaagGACGCCACCGGCGAGGCCAAGGAGCACGTGAAGGGGGTGGCCGGGGAGGCGAAGGACAGGGCGCAGGACCAGGCCGGCCGCGTGGCGGACCAGGCGTCGGGCATGGCGGGGAGGGCCAAGGACCAGACCAAGGGCATGGCGGAGGACGCCGCGGACACCGCGTCCCGGGTGGCGGACAGGGCGAAGCACGAGACGAAGGacgcggcgcgggaggccgcGGACAGGGCGGGGCACGCCAAGGACCGGGCCAAGGAGATGGGGCACGAGGCCGCGGACCGGGCGCAggaagcggcgcgggcggcCAAGGACCGGacgggggaggcggcggagcaggccatggaccgcgccggcgaggcCAAGGACCGCGCCGTGGAGGGGACCATGTCGGCCGGGGAGAAGGTGGTGGAGATGACCAAGGAGGGCGCGAGCAAGGTGGCCGAGACGGCGCAGGCGATCGGCGAGAAGGCGAAGCAGGCGGCGCGGGGCACCTGGGACGCCGCCAAGGAGACCGCGCAGAGCGTGAAGGACAGCGTGGTCCCCGACGCGGACGACGTGGACGCCGCCGTGAAGGAGCGGGACCGGGTCGCCCGGGAGATGGACAGGGTGGAGCAGGAGCGGAACAAGAGGGAGGCCAGGGAGAAGGGCTCAGGCTTGCCGTAG
- the LOC112899771 gene encoding probable potassium transporter 15 isoform X3, with protein sequence MRGGIFALYSLICRNAKVSLIPNQVHSEKRMSSFRLKLPTPELERSIKVKEKLESSLLLKKLLLGLVLFGTSMFISNGVITPAMSVLSAVSGLKVGIRNTSQDVVVMISVALLVILFSVQRYATSKVGFALGPSLLVWFCCLGGIGIYNLSLYGPAAFKAFNPLYIIYYFGRNPFQAWLSLGGCLLCATGSEAIFSNLCHFPVRYVQYMFVLLVLPCLVLAYLGQAAFLIANPKSSEQVFFSSIPIGVFWPVFLVANLAALIASRTMTVAIFQCLKQSISLGCFPRLKIVHTSRKFMAKIYIPVVNWLLLVSCMGFIVLFRSIYDVGNAYAIAELGVMIMATVYVTIIMLLIWESNIVKVLSFVITFLFLELIFFSSALSSVGDGGWALLMFASVLFMIMFIWNYGSKLKYDSEVKQKLSKDLMRKLGPNLGTIRAPGLGLVCSDIVKGVPAIFGHFLTSLPAIHSIIVFVCIRNVPVPVVPQSERFLFQRVCSRGYHMFRCIARYGYKDKKQEHHSVFERLLIEGLEKFIQREAVELSLQSEDDVDSDEEPPTPVKIITAPNGSLYSLDVPLLADYAPSTEVIPEASCSTPQQDPVLDYAQNLELELAFIKQSKQSGAVYLIDNPIIKARKDSWFFKKLMINYFFAFLRNNCLRAIMLMSIPHSNMMQVRMTSYV encoded by the exons ATGCGAG GGGGTATATTTGCCTTGTATTCTTTGATTTGTAGAAATGCAAAAGTGAGTCTCATTCCAAACCAAGTACATTCTGAGAAGAGGATGTCAAGTTTTCGACTCAAGCTTCCAACACCAGAACTTGAGAGATCCATAAAAGTAAAAGAGAAACTTGAATCATCATTGTTGTTAAAGAAGTTGCTCTTAGGCTTAGTGTTGTTTGGGACTTCCATGTTCATATCAAATGGAGTTATCACGCCAGCAATGTCAG TGTTGTCTGCTGTCAGTGGCTTGAAAGTCGGGATACGAAATACCTCTCAAG ATGTTGTGGTGATGATTTCAGTTGCACTTCTTGTAATATTGTTTAGTGTACAGAGGTATGCCACTAGCAAAGTAGGGTTTGCACTTGGCCCTTCTTTACTTGTATGGTTTTGTTGTCTTGGAGGAATTGGCATATACAATCTCAGTCTATATGGGCCAGCAGCTTTTAAGGCATTTAATCCTCTCTACATCATTTATTATTTTGGGAGGAATCCTTTTCAGGCTTGGCTGTCCCTTGGTGGGTGTCTTTTATGTGCAACAG GATCTGAGGCCATCTTTTCGAATCTTTGTCACTTTCCTGTAAGATATGTTCAG TATATGTTTgtgcttcttgttcttccttgCCTTGTCTTGGCATATCTAGGACAAGCTGCTTTTCTTATTGCCAACCCAAAGTCATCCGAGCAGGTCTTCTTTTCATCGATTCCAA TTGGAGTTTTCTGGCCTGTTTTCTTAGTGGCAAATTTGGCTGCACTAATTGCCAGTAGGACAATGACTGTTGCTATATTCCAGTGCCTAAAACAGTCTATATCACTTGGTTGTTTTCCTCGGCTGAAAATTGTTCATACATCTCGCAAATTTATGGCTAAGATCTATATTCCTGTTGTAAACTGGCTCCTATTGGTTTCCTGCATGGGCTTTATCGTTCTGTTCAGAAGCATATATGATGTTGGCAATGCATATG CTATAGCGGAGCTTGGCGTGATGATAATGGCCACTGTTTATGTTACAATCATAATGCTTCTAATATGGGAGTCCAATATTGTTAAGGTTCTGTCATTTGTTATCACATTCCTCTTCTTGGAGCTGATTTTCTTCTCCTCAGCTCTGAGTAGTGTTGGAGATGGAGGTTGGGCACTGTTGATGTTTGCATCTGTTCTATTCATGATTATGTTTATATGGAACTATGGGAGCAAACTGAAGTATGACAGTGAAGTCAAGCAGAAGCTTTCAAAGGATTTAATGAGAAAGTTGGGGCCCAACCTTGGTACCATCAGAGCTCCTGGACTAGGCTTAGTCTGCAGTGATATTGTGAAAGGAGTTCCTGCAATTTTCGGTCATTTTCTGACCTCCCTTCCTGCGATACACTCTATAATAGTGTTTGTCTGTATCAGGAATGTGCCGGTTCCTGTGGTTCCCCAAAGTGAAAGGTTTCTTTTCCAACGTGTATGCTCAAGGGGCTATCACATGTTCCGCTGTATAGCCAG ATACGGGTACAAAGACAAGAAGCAGGAGCACCACAGTGTATTTGAACGTCTCCTAATAGAAGGCCTTGAAAAATTCATACAAAGGGAGGCAGTAGAGTTATCCCTACAAAGTGAAGACGATGTCGACTCCGATGAAGAGCCTCCGACCCCTGTGAAGATCATCACAGCGCCAAACGGCAGCCTCTACTCCCTCGATGTCCCTCTACTGGCAGACTACGCACCTTCAACAGAAGTCattcctgaagccagctgctcAACACCTCAGCAGGATCCTGTACTGGACTACGCACAGAACCTTGAACTGGAGCTGGCATTCATCAAGCAGTCGAAGCAGTCTGGCGCCGTCTATCTCATCGACAACCCCATCATCAAGGCCAGGAAGGACTCGTGGTTCTTCAAGAAGCTGATGATAAACTATTTCTTCGCATTCCTGAGGAACAACTGCCTCCGGGCGATCATGTTGATGAGCATCCCACACTCGAACATGATGCAGGTGCGCATGACTTCTTATGTCTAA
- the LOC112899771 gene encoding probable potassium transporter 15 isoform X1, whose amino-acid sequence MASSAESSAASGMRKAPSLEWRWVSTEEEDDEGRGGRGGAAAVGAVGRGGSFESEDEEDAEDEEEREGKKRLIRTVPSVDWFDVEGNEVSVGQPVEDTEEFDFGRTVFLALQTLAVVFGDIGIGPLYTFDVMFNKYPIQGEEDVLGALSLVLYTLILMPLMKYVLVVLWANDDGEGGIFALYSLICRNAKVSLIPNQVHSEKRMSSFRLKLPTPELERSIKVKEKLESSLLLKKLLLGLVLFGTSMFISNGVITPAMSVLSAVSGLKVGIRNTSQDVVVMISVALLVILFSVQRYATSKVGFALGPSLLVWFCCLGGIGIYNLSLYGPAAFKAFNPLYIIYYFGRNPFQAWLSLGGCLLCATGSEAIFSNLCHFPVRYVQYMFVLLVLPCLVLAYLGQAAFLIANPKSSEQVFFSSIPIGVFWPVFLVANLAALIASRTMTVAIFQCLKQSISLGCFPRLKIVHTSRKFMAKIYIPVVNWLLLVSCMGFIVLFRSIYDVGNAYAIAELGVMIMATVYVTIIMLLIWESNIVKVLSFVITFLFLELIFFSSALSSVGDGGWALLMFASVLFMIMFIWNYGSKLKYDSEVKQKLSKDLMRKLGPNLGTIRAPGLGLVCSDIVKGVPAIFGHFLTSLPAIHSIIVFVCIRNVPVPVVPQSERFLFQRVCSRGYHMFRCIARYGYKDKKQEHHSVFERLLIEGLEKFIQREAVELSLQSEDDVDSDEEPPTPVKIITAPNGSLYSLDVPLLADYAPSTEVIPEASCSTPQQDPVLDYAQNLELELAFIKQSKQSGAVYLIDNPIIKARKDSWFFKKLMINYFFAFLRNNCLRAIMLMSIPHSNMMQVRMTSYV is encoded by the exons TGGACTGGTTCGACGTCGAGGGCAACGAGGTCTCCGTCGGGCAGCCGGTCGAAGACACCGAG GAGTTTGATTTTGGCAGGACGGTGTTTCTTGCTCTTCAGACTCTTGCTGTGGTGTTTGGGGATATTGGAATTGGTCCATTATATACATTTGATGTCATGTTTAACAAGTACCCTATTCAAGGAGAGGAGGATGTCCTTGGAGCTCTCTCACTTGTTCTGTATACTCTGATTTTGATGCCATTAATGAAATATGTTTTGGTTGTCCTTTGGGCCAATGATGACGGTGAAG GGGGTATATTTGCCTTGTATTCTTTGATTTGTAGAAATGCAAAAGTGAGTCTCATTCCAAACCAAGTACATTCTGAGAAGAGGATGTCAAGTTTTCGACTCAAGCTTCCAACACCAGAACTTGAGAGATCCATAAAAGTAAAAGAGAAACTTGAATCATCATTGTTGTTAAAGAAGTTGCTCTTAGGCTTAGTGTTGTTTGGGACTTCCATGTTCATATCAAATGGAGTTATCACGCCAGCAATGTCAG TGTTGTCTGCTGTCAGTGGCTTGAAAGTCGGGATACGAAATACCTCTCAAG ATGTTGTGGTGATGATTTCAGTTGCACTTCTTGTAATATTGTTTAGTGTACAGAGGTATGCCACTAGCAAAGTAGGGTTTGCACTTGGCCCTTCTTTACTTGTATGGTTTTGTTGTCTTGGAGGAATTGGCATATACAATCTCAGTCTATATGGGCCAGCAGCTTTTAAGGCATTTAATCCTCTCTACATCATTTATTATTTTGGGAGGAATCCTTTTCAGGCTTGGCTGTCCCTTGGTGGGTGTCTTTTATGTGCAACAG GATCTGAGGCCATCTTTTCGAATCTTTGTCACTTTCCTGTAAGATATGTTCAG TATATGTTTgtgcttcttgttcttccttgCCTTGTCTTGGCATATCTAGGACAAGCTGCTTTTCTTATTGCCAACCCAAAGTCATCCGAGCAGGTCTTCTTTTCATCGATTCCAA TTGGAGTTTTCTGGCCTGTTTTCTTAGTGGCAAATTTGGCTGCACTAATTGCCAGTAGGACAATGACTGTTGCTATATTCCAGTGCCTAAAACAGTCTATATCACTTGGTTGTTTTCCTCGGCTGAAAATTGTTCATACATCTCGCAAATTTATGGCTAAGATCTATATTCCTGTTGTAAACTGGCTCCTATTGGTTTCCTGCATGGGCTTTATCGTTCTGTTCAGAAGCATATATGATGTTGGCAATGCATATG CTATAGCGGAGCTTGGCGTGATGATAATGGCCACTGTTTATGTTACAATCATAATGCTTCTAATATGGGAGTCCAATATTGTTAAGGTTCTGTCATTTGTTATCACATTCCTCTTCTTGGAGCTGATTTTCTTCTCCTCAGCTCTGAGTAGTGTTGGAGATGGAGGTTGGGCACTGTTGATGTTTGCATCTGTTCTATTCATGATTATGTTTATATGGAACTATGGGAGCAAACTGAAGTATGACAGTGAAGTCAAGCAGAAGCTTTCAAAGGATTTAATGAGAAAGTTGGGGCCCAACCTTGGTACCATCAGAGCTCCTGGACTAGGCTTAGTCTGCAGTGATATTGTGAAAGGAGTTCCTGCAATTTTCGGTCATTTTCTGACCTCCCTTCCTGCGATACACTCTATAATAGTGTTTGTCTGTATCAGGAATGTGCCGGTTCCTGTGGTTCCCCAAAGTGAAAGGTTTCTTTTCCAACGTGTATGCTCAAGGGGCTATCACATGTTCCGCTGTATAGCCAG ATACGGGTACAAAGACAAGAAGCAGGAGCACCACAGTGTATTTGAACGTCTCCTAATAGAAGGCCTTGAAAAATTCATACAAAGGGAGGCAGTAGAGTTATCCCTACAAAGTGAAGACGATGTCGACTCCGATGAAGAGCCTCCGACCCCTGTGAAGATCATCACAGCGCCAAACGGCAGCCTCTACTCCCTCGATGTCCCTCTACTGGCAGACTACGCACCTTCAACAGAAGTCattcctgaagccagctgctcAACACCTCAGCAGGATCCTGTACTGGACTACGCACAGAACCTTGAACTGGAGCTGGCATTCATCAAGCAGTCGAAGCAGTCTGGCGCCGTCTATCTCATCGACAACCCCATCATCAAGGCCAGGAAGGACTCGTGGTTCTTCAAGAAGCTGATGATAAACTATTTCTTCGCATTCCTGAGGAACAACTGCCTCCGGGCGATCATGTTGATGAGCATCCCACACTCGAACATGATGCAGGTGCGCATGACTTCTTATGTCTAA
- the LOC112899771 gene encoding probable potassium transporter 15 isoform X2, translating to MFNKYPIQGEEDVLGALSLVLYTLILMPLMKYVLVVLWANDDGEGGIFALYSLICRNAKVSLIPNQVHSEKRMSSFRLKLPTPELERSIKVKEKLESSLLLKKLLLGLVLFGTSMFISNGVITPAMSVLSAVSGLKVGIRNTSQDVVVMISVALLVILFSVQRYATSKVGFALGPSLLVWFCCLGGIGIYNLSLYGPAAFKAFNPLYIIYYFGRNPFQAWLSLGGCLLCATGSEAIFSNLCHFPVRYVQYMFVLLVLPCLVLAYLGQAAFLIANPKSSEQVFFSSIPIGVFWPVFLVANLAALIASRTMTVAIFQCLKQSISLGCFPRLKIVHTSRKFMAKIYIPVVNWLLLVSCMGFIVLFRSIYDVGNAYAIAELGVMIMATVYVTIIMLLIWESNIVKVLSFVITFLFLELIFFSSALSSVGDGGWALLMFASVLFMIMFIWNYGSKLKYDSEVKQKLSKDLMRKLGPNLGTIRAPGLGLVCSDIVKGVPAIFGHFLTSLPAIHSIIVFVCIRNVPVPVVPQSERFLFQRVCSRGYHMFRCIARYGYKDKKQEHHSVFERLLIEGLEKFIQREAVELSLQSEDDVDSDEEPPTPVKIITAPNGSLYSLDVPLLADYAPSTEVIPEASCSTPQQDPVLDYAQNLELELAFIKQSKQSGAVYLIDNPIIKARKDSWFFKKLMINYFFAFLRNNCLRAIMLMSIPHSNMMQVRMTSYV from the exons ATGTTTAACAAGTACCCTATTCAAGGAGAGGAGGATGTCCTTGGAGCTCTCTCACTTGTTCTGTATACTCTGATTTTGATGCCATTAATGAAATATGTTTTGGTTGTCCTTTGGGCCAATGATGACGGTGAAG GGGGTATATTTGCCTTGTATTCTTTGATTTGTAGAAATGCAAAAGTGAGTCTCATTCCAAACCAAGTACATTCTGAGAAGAGGATGTCAAGTTTTCGACTCAAGCTTCCAACACCAGAACTTGAGAGATCCATAAAAGTAAAAGAGAAACTTGAATCATCATTGTTGTTAAAGAAGTTGCTCTTAGGCTTAGTGTTGTTTGGGACTTCCATGTTCATATCAAATGGAGTTATCACGCCAGCAATGTCAG TGTTGTCTGCTGTCAGTGGCTTGAAAGTCGGGATACGAAATACCTCTCAAG ATGTTGTGGTGATGATTTCAGTTGCACTTCTTGTAATATTGTTTAGTGTACAGAGGTATGCCACTAGCAAAGTAGGGTTTGCACTTGGCCCTTCTTTACTTGTATGGTTTTGTTGTCTTGGAGGAATTGGCATATACAATCTCAGTCTATATGGGCCAGCAGCTTTTAAGGCATTTAATCCTCTCTACATCATTTATTATTTTGGGAGGAATCCTTTTCAGGCTTGGCTGTCCCTTGGTGGGTGTCTTTTATGTGCAACAG GATCTGAGGCCATCTTTTCGAATCTTTGTCACTTTCCTGTAAGATATGTTCAG TATATGTTTgtgcttcttgttcttccttgCCTTGTCTTGGCATATCTAGGACAAGCTGCTTTTCTTATTGCCAACCCAAAGTCATCCGAGCAGGTCTTCTTTTCATCGATTCCAA TTGGAGTTTTCTGGCCTGTTTTCTTAGTGGCAAATTTGGCTGCACTAATTGCCAGTAGGACAATGACTGTTGCTATATTCCAGTGCCTAAAACAGTCTATATCACTTGGTTGTTTTCCTCGGCTGAAAATTGTTCATACATCTCGCAAATTTATGGCTAAGATCTATATTCCTGTTGTAAACTGGCTCCTATTGGTTTCCTGCATGGGCTTTATCGTTCTGTTCAGAAGCATATATGATGTTGGCAATGCATATG CTATAGCGGAGCTTGGCGTGATGATAATGGCCACTGTTTATGTTACAATCATAATGCTTCTAATATGGGAGTCCAATATTGTTAAGGTTCTGTCATTTGTTATCACATTCCTCTTCTTGGAGCTGATTTTCTTCTCCTCAGCTCTGAGTAGTGTTGGAGATGGAGGTTGGGCACTGTTGATGTTTGCATCTGTTCTATTCATGATTATGTTTATATGGAACTATGGGAGCAAACTGAAGTATGACAGTGAAGTCAAGCAGAAGCTTTCAAAGGATTTAATGAGAAAGTTGGGGCCCAACCTTGGTACCATCAGAGCTCCTGGACTAGGCTTAGTCTGCAGTGATATTGTGAAAGGAGTTCCTGCAATTTTCGGTCATTTTCTGACCTCCCTTCCTGCGATACACTCTATAATAGTGTTTGTCTGTATCAGGAATGTGCCGGTTCCTGTGGTTCCCCAAAGTGAAAGGTTTCTTTTCCAACGTGTATGCTCAAGGGGCTATCACATGTTCCGCTGTATAGCCAG ATACGGGTACAAAGACAAGAAGCAGGAGCACCACAGTGTATTTGAACGTCTCCTAATAGAAGGCCTTGAAAAATTCATACAAAGGGAGGCAGTAGAGTTATCCCTACAAAGTGAAGACGATGTCGACTCCGATGAAGAGCCTCCGACCCCTGTGAAGATCATCACAGCGCCAAACGGCAGCCTCTACTCCCTCGATGTCCCTCTACTGGCAGACTACGCACCTTCAACAGAAGTCattcctgaagccagctgctcAACACCTCAGCAGGATCCTGTACTGGACTACGCACAGAACCTTGAACTGGAGCTGGCATTCATCAAGCAGTCGAAGCAGTCTGGCGCCGTCTATCTCATCGACAACCCCATCATCAAGGCCAGGAAGGACTCGTGGTTCTTCAAGAAGCTGATGATAAACTATTTCTTCGCATTCCTGAGGAACAACTGCCTCCGGGCGATCATGTTGATGAGCATCCCACACTCGAACATGATGCAGGTGCGCATGACTTCTTATGTCTAA